In Lewinellaceae bacterium, the genomic stretch ACAATGAAATCATCTTCGCTTTGAATTTTGCCCGTGACGAATACGAAGGCGGATTCGCAGCAGACTGGCTCGTGGCTGTTCAGTATCTGAATGACAAAAGCCTGGTTGAAAATCCGGTGAAGGTGGGTAGTCATCAGCAGTGGGTTACCTTTACGGATGAATTTGAATCCTTCTTGTTTGAGCGCACCAATGACACCAGGGCGCCTGCATCACTGGAATCGTATAATGAGGAAGGCAATCAGCGCTTTAAATGGATCAATAAATATCCTGGTGAATGGAGCGATGGGACTCGTTTTTTCACTTCGGATATTAAAGTATACCGCCTGGCCGAGGCCATTTTGTTCAAGGCTGAAATTGAAAATGCACTTGGAAATACCGCAGAAGCCATTGTCCAGCTCAACAAGATTGCACAACGAGCCTATAAGGAAGACAATTACTATGGGGCAGGGCTATCCCAATCCGAGGTAAACGACATTATTCTTGATGAGCGCTTGCGTGAATTCGCTGCGGAAGGTAAAGCCTGGTGGGATCTTATCCGGTTTGGTAAGGTTTACGATATGGTTCCGGCGCTTCAGGGTCGGGAAGGTGAACAAAATTTATTGTTATGGCCGGTAAATGCCGCCTCCATAAATTCCAATCCGGCAATTATCCAGACTCCGGGGTATTGATTGAGCATACCGGGACTTCTTGAAACTTAAAATTGACTGGGTATTCTATGATTCGAACGTATTTCATAAAAGCATTTTTTGAACTGGTGATCATCGTATTGGTCACAGGATGTGGTCATCCGTTACCTGTGGACACGACCTATTCAAGCCACCGGGATCATACACCAATTTTGAAATATAAAGACCATAATCCTATTCTGCAGGTCCGGGTGGTCCATTCTGGAAATGAGCCGGTCGAGCTTTCGGAGATTACTATAACGATGGGTGGAAATGCAACATCAGATGATATAGCCGGCATTCAAGCCTGGTATATGGGACAGTCAGACCGGTGGGCCCTGACCGATGATCCGGTTGGATTCGGAACTGTCCTGTCATTCAAACCCACCCTGACCTTTACCGGCCAGCAAAAGCTTTTAGCGGATACCAGTTACTTTTTGATCACCTGTGATTTAACGGGCAATGCGGACTTATTGCACGGACTTTCGGTGCAATGTCCCGGGATTAAGGTCAATCAGCATCAGATATCATCCAATACGTCCGACAGTACTCTTTTTATACAGCGTTTCGGGGTAAGCGTCAGAAAACACCTGGATGATCATGTAGACACGTATCGAATCCCCGGTTTGGTTACGACGAAAGCAGGAAGTTTACTTGCCATTTACGATGTACGCCGTGAAAAGAGCAGGGACCTGCAAGGAGATATTGATATCGGTGTGAGTCGGAGTACCGATCGGGGAAATACGTGGGAACCCATGCGCATTGCTCTGGACCGGGGAACATGGGGAGGCCTGCCGGAAAAATTCAATGGCATAAGCGATGCCTCCATCCTGGTCGATGATAAAACGGGAACCATCTATATTGCCGGACTGTGGATGTATGGCGTGCTTGATGCCAATGGACACTGGATCAAAGGCTTAACCGAGGATTCTGCAGCCTGGGCGCATCAGTGGAGAGGTCGGGCGTCGCAACCTGGATTTGATGTGAAAGAAACAGCACAATTTCTGCTGACGCATTCCGATGATGACGGCCAGACCTGGAGTGAACCAGTGAACCTCACCAGGATGTGCAAAAAGCAGGAATGGTGGCTATGGGCACCGGCACCTGGTCACGGCATTACGCTTGCCGACGGCACCCTGGTTTTTCCTACCCAGGGACGGGATAATCATGGAGAACCGTTTTCGAACATAACGTATAGCCAGGATCACGGAAGGACCTGGAAGACGAGTAACCCAGCATATTCCAACACCACTGAAAATATGGCAGTCCAGCTGAGTGACGGTTCGATCATGTTGAATATGCGCTTTAATCCTAACCGTGGCAATCTCGGCGATGATAATGGCAGGGTGATCTCCATAACCAAAGACCTGGGCAATACCTGGACAGAACATCCGACCTCAAGGCATGCATTGATTGAACCCACCTGTATGGCTTCGATCCACAAACACCCTTACCGGTTGGAGGGTAAGACCGGGGAAATTTTGTTTTTTTCAAATCCAAATTCAAAACAAAGCAGGACACATATGACGCTGAAAGCGAGCCTGGATGATGGCAATACCTGGCCAGAAAAATATTGGCTTTTGCTGGATTCAAACAAAGGCCGCGGTTATTCCTGTATTACTTCTATCGATGAGAATACGATTGGTATTTTATACGAAGGAAGCCAGGCCGATATGACCTTCGAACAGATACCTGTCAATGAGTTAATCCATGGAGACAATACCGGTCAACCGAATTAATTTCTATCATTAATACAGATTTATCCTCTGCATATGAATAAGCTATTTCTTGTATTGATTGCCTCGGTCTTGCTGGTTCCTCTGGTCCATGCGCAGGATACTGGCAAAAAAGAGAAAAAGCAGTCAAGCTGGAATGCACCATTTATTAAAGTGGATGGGGACGCGCCTAATATTTTATGGATTTGCACCGATCAGCAACGCTGGAATACCATTGGGGCCCTCGGGAATCCATTTGTAAAAACACCGAATATCGACAGGCTGGTTCATGAGGGCGTAAGCTTTGATTACAGTTTTTGCCAGGCGCCATTTTGTACGGCGAGCCGGGCAAGCTTTCTGACCGGTATGTATCCTTCCCGGGTTCATGCTACGAAAAATGGCGCTGCGGAATGGCCTGAAGCTGCTCCCCTGGTGACAGAAACACTGAAAGACGCCGGATACGAATGTGGATTGGCCGGGAAACTCCATCTCTCCACCGCGATGGCGCACCGGCCTGAAAAAAGACCCTTGGATGACGGGTACCAGGTATTTTACTACAGTCACAGCCCTTACCAGGGCGGTTCCACAAATGATTACCTTACCTACTACCGGGATCGTGGGGTCGATGTACTTGCATTGAAACAAGAATTGGGATACGTACCTACCCAATACCACCAAACTACCTGGTGTACTGACCGGGCTATTGATTTCATTAAGGAAAAGCGCGAATGGCCCTGGCTGTTCAGCCTGAATATTTACGATCCCCACGGACCTTTTGATCCACCCCAGGAATACCTGGACCGGTATAAGGTCGATGACATAGCCGGGCCACTTTTTCAGCCTTCGGACCTGGAAGAAAAAAGTGTGTTTAATAATGTCATGTTCCAATCGAAACCAAAGCAATATCCGGATCATGAAAATAAAATGCGCCTCGCTCAATACTGGGCGCAAATAGATTTGATTGATGAAAACATCGGAAGGATCCTGAAAGTCCTGGAAGAAACCGGCCAGTTGGAAAACACCCTCATCGTATTTACCTCTGACCATGGGGACATGGCGGGTGATCACGGACTGGTGGCTAAGGGCTGCCGGTTTTACGAAGGCCTTGTCCGGGTACCACTGATCTTTTGGTATCCCGTAAAATTCAAACAAAATCTTCGCAGTGAAGCACTGGTAGAATTGATGGACATCGTCCCGACGCTACTTGAATTGACGGGGCTACCAGTGGATAAACAAATCCAGGGGACGAGCTTGCTACCAATACTTGAAGGCCAGGCAAATGCAGATGAGCATAAGTCTTTTGTACGTAGTGAATTCTACGATGACGGACAAGCGCAAGCCGGCCAGATAGGATTCGCTACCATGTACCGTACCAAAGATTTCAAGCTGATCACTTATCACGGCCATCCCATGGGCGAACTATTTGACCTGAGGAAAGACCCGGATGAATTCCATAATTTATGGAATGACCCCAACTATCAGGACATTAAGTTTAAGTTATTGAAGGACAGTTTTGATGCCACGGTATTATCCATGGACACCGGTCCGGAAAAAATCGGGAGATACTGATCTAATTTATAGTCAATTTATCAGGTATGATTCCAAATTGGTACTTGTTTCTCGCGTTGTTTTTCATCATGAAATCGTCTTATGCACCACAAGAGGTGAAAGTGCATCCAAATATCCTTTTCATTGTTTCGGAAGACAACGGGCCTGAGATGAGTTGTTATGGTGCGCCGGTTAACACACCCAACCTCGATCAACTGGCAGATAAAGGAACCCTCTTTGAACTGGCGTTTGTTCCTCAGGCCGGCTGTTCGCAGTCGAGAGCATCTTTTCTTACCGGGTTATACCCGCACCAGCATGGACAAATCGGGTTGGCGACCTGGGAATACCAGATGTACTTTGCCGATATACCCAATGTCGTGACCAGCCTGAAAGAGGCCGGCTATGCCACGGGAATCATCGGTAAACTGCATGTAAACCCGGAATCTGCATTTCCATTCGATTGGGCGCCGCAGTCCAAAGAACTAACCGGAAGTAATTTCGGGCGTAAACATCTGGACCAGTATGCCGTACAGGCAGAACAGTTTATGATGGCAAGTGATAAACCATTCTACCTGCAAGTCAACTATCCGGATGCCCATGCACCGTTTACACCGCAGGTTGACGGTGTTCCCGCAGTTCCGTTGGTCGGAGACGAAGTTCAGGCGCTTCCCTACATGGAGGTGACGGATTCACTGCTTAAACAAAAGACTGCCGATTATTACAATTGTATGATGCGGCTGGATAAATATGTGGGAGATCTCTTAGAGTCATTAAGACGTACCGGTAAAGCAGAGAATACATTGATTGTTTATATCGGCGACCATGGAGCAGACTTGCTGCGCGGAAAAAGGACCAGTCTGGAAGGAGGCTTGCGGATCCCGATGCTGATCTACGACCCGAGTCATCCGGCCCGGTTAAGAACCAAAGCGATGGTGAGTACCATCGACTTATACCCAACTTTTTTGGAAACGGCCGGATTGTCCATCCCCGGATATTTGCCAGGAAGATCATTGATCCCCTACATCCGGGGAAAAAAAGCCCGGGATCGTAAATACCTGTTTGCAGAATACCACACCCATTCCAATCACAACCCCTATCCCCAGCGGTCGGTCAGGGACGAACGCTATAAACTTATCCATAACCTGGTCACCGGTATTGAAAATCCGGGATATGCCTTTACCCTCGATCACACGGTGGAAATTACGGAAGAGGAGCTGAAGCGTATAGCTTCCCCAGTCGTTTATGAGGCATACCAGCGGATGAAGTATCCACCGGAATATGAATTGTATGATCTGGAGAAAGACCCCAATGAATTGGTTAACCTGGCCAATGATGCCGCATACCAGAAAATACTGAAAAGGCTTCAGACTGTATTGCTCGACTGGCAAAAGAAAACGCAGGATCCCATGATTGATCCGGAAGTGGCACGGAAAGTCTTTGAGGCGATCATGGAAACCGGGGTGGATCAGAAACCGAGAAGGATCGTGCCTTATCTTGAACTTATGACACCGAAAAAGCCTGTGTGGAAATAATGCAGATCTTATTCTATTTTTTCTTGCTAATCGGACGATTGGTTATTCCGGATTCTGTCCCGGACAGGCCCAATGTGCTCTTCATAGCAGTCGATGATCTGCGTCCTGACCTGGGATGTTATGACAACCACCGGGTTATTTCACCAAACATTGACGCATTGGCTAAAGAAGGAATCCGGTATGAACGGGCCTATTGTCAGCAGGCAACGTGTGCACCTTCCAGAACTTCATTACTTACCGGCCTGCATCCGGACGAAGCAGGTGTTACGGATCATGTCACTCACTTCAGAACCTTGCACCCGGATATTGTCACCCTTCCCCAACTCTTTACGCAGGCAGGCTATTCCACCTGCGGCATCGGGAAAATATTTCATTTCGCGGAGGGCTACCAGGATGCCGAATCCTGGAGTGAGCCGGCCCAGTTTGAAACGACATCCAAAGTAAACACGTATGTACAGCCGGGAAACCAAACCAAAGGCAAAGGAGTTTCGTTTGAAATCACGGATGCACCGGATACGGCCTTCACGGATGGGAAAATAGCCACGGAGGTCATCAATAAATTGCACCATTACCAGAAAGAGGGTCAGTCTTTTTTTCTGGCAGCAGGTTTTCTGAAGCCGCACCTTCCCTACTCGATGCCTCAAAAGTATTGGGATAGCTATGCTGAAGGTGACTTTTCATTACCGGAAAAGGATCAGTTGCGACCGGAGGGTGCGCCGGACATAGCCTTCCACCACTGGCAGGAACTACGGGGATATAAAGATGTGCCAAACCAGGGTCCGGTCAGATCATCACTCATGGATTCCCTGCGGAGAGCATATTATGCATGCATCACGTTTGTGGATGAGCAGATTGGTAAAATACTGGATGAGCTGAAAGCCACCGGCCTGGATAAGAATACCATTGTGGTGTTGTGGGGAGATCATGGTTATCATCTCGGGGAGCAGAACCTGTGGCATAAACATACCAATTTTGAACTGGACACACATGTTCCATTGATCTTTAAAGTGCCCGGAATGGCTGCTAAAAGCATAAGTGATGTGGTTGAACTGCTGGACATATATCCTACACTGGCAGAACTGGCGGGACTTAAACTTGCTAACCCGGTGTCAGGAATTTCATTGGTAGACCAGATGAAAAAATCCAGGAAGCAAAATACCCATTTTGCTTTTTCTCAATATTTCCGGCCTTATGGTGCCATTTCCGGCAAGGTCAGGCCAACCCATATGGGATACACGGTCCGGTCTGGTGAATTTCGGTACACCGGATGGTTCGGGACGGATGCAGATATTCCTCAGTTTGAGGAATTGTACGATCTGCGGCAGGAAGCTTTCGAGCGAAAGAATGTAACCGGTGAAAATCAATACAAAGCGATCCTGGAAGATCTGAGGAGGCGGGTCGTGAACTATAAAAATAAAAGATATGCGCAGGCTTATGCTATTGGAGGGTGAGGCGGAATATGCAGAGTATTGCAGATGGATCAGGTGTATAGCCCCGTGTAATGTAAATTGATCAGGATGAGGTTTACAGGATGTATTTTATTAATGCTGAATCTATTTGCTTGTACAGAGCAAAAACCAGAGCAGAGGCCTCCCAATATTCTGTTTATTGCAATTGATGACCTCCGTCCTGTTTTAGGATGTTATGGAAACAAGACCATGATCTCTCCGGTCATGGATTCACTGGCCAGGGCCGGGGTGCTTTTTGAAAATGCCTACTGTCAGGAAGCAGTCTGCAATCCGTCCCGGGCATCACTCATGACTGGCCGGAGACCGGATAACATTGGTGTTTGGACATTAAAGACGCACTTCAGGGAAAAGAATCCGGATGTGGTCACACTGCCTCAATTTTTTAAAGATCACGGGTACAGTTCCCGGGAAGTTGGCAAAATATATCATGACGGCGCCTATTTCAAAGACCCGGCATCCTGGTCTGGCGAATCCTATTACAATGTGACAAAGAACGATGCCGGGCACAAATACAATCTGGAGGAAAATCTGATCCCTCCCCGGAGTAAGGCTGCTGCTACTGAGGAGGCAGCGGTTGCAGACAGTGCTTACATTGACGGCAAGGTGGCAGATGCAGCAATCCGGTTATTGCATGAATTGAAAGACACTTCGTTTTTCCTGGCAGTGGGGTTCAGGCGTCCCCATTTGCCTTTTTCAGCACCTAAGAAATATTGGGATTATTACCAGCGATCTGATTTTGCGGAAGAACTGACCCATCTCAATGCACCGGACGGGACGCCGGAACTCGCAATGACCAATTCAAACGAATTGCGAGGCTATGAGGATATTGTTCCCGAGGGACCAATTGATGGGGAAAAGCAATTGGAACTGCTCCATGGATATTATGCAAGTACCGGCTATGTGGATGCTCAGATCGGCAAATTGATGGAGACACTCCGGCAGCTGGACATTGCTTCGAACACCATCGTAGTCCTCTGGTCTGACCATGGATACCATCTGGGGGATTTCGGACTTTGGTGCAAGTCTACCAATTTTGAAGCAGCTACGCGCGTTGCGCTACTCTTCTCGGGAGGGCCTGTTGCCCAAAACAGAAAAGAAAATGATATTGTTGAGCTGCTCGATGTCTATCCGACCCTGGTCGATCTCGCCGGTTTTCCGGTACCTGATTATGTGCAGGGTAACAGCATCAAACCATTGTTATTTGGTCAGGAGATGAACAAAGACCCGGTGGCCCTCAGTCAATTTGTACGTCCGTATGCTGCCATCAATCAACAGGATCCTCAGATCATGGGTTATTCAATACGCACGCCGGAATACCGGTTCACCGAATGGAGGAAATTCCCCGGGATGGAAGTGATTGACCGGGAGTTGTATGATTTACACGAAAACCGGGTCGAAGCCGTAAATCTGGCGCAGAGAAAGGAATTTAAGCAGCTGATGGACAGTCTCGCGGTTAAAATTGACCAGATCCGAAACTAGAGCATAACAGATAGCCAATGCATTGCTTACACACCAGTTCAACGACAAAAACCTGAAATAGAAAGGATCAGCCAGCCTATGAAGCGTCTTGTCATCCGGAATATGATCTATGTGATATTGGGGTTGTTTATGGTCGCTGTGAGTCATGCACAGGAGCCTTTTCAATTTGAATTCCTTCCCGATTTGCCGCCAAATAAGGGGCTTCAAACCCAGCCTGGATTGGCTGGACCCTACATAGGAGTCACTGAAGGTGCCCTGGTGCTTGCAGGAGGAGCCAACTTCCCGGAGGGGATGCCCTGGGAGGGTGGAATAAAACAGTATTACGACGGTATTTTCTATCTGACCAAAAGGGAGGATGGAACAATAGAGTGGAAATTATCAGCATCGGTATTGCCACAACCGCTGGCTTATGGAGGATGCGTACCGGTACCCGGTGGGTTGTTCGTTTTCGGTGGGAAGAACATAAGTGGTACTACGGATCAATCCTGGCTTGTCAACCTGGACCCGGTGACCGGATCATGCCAGATCGATGAAGGTGAACCATTGCCCATGGCTTTATCTGATTTTGCTTTTACGGTGGTAGGCGATTACGTATACGTTGCCGGTGGTGGAGATCAGGCAGGGGTAAGCACCAACACTTTTTGGCGCTATCCGGTCAGTGGAGCCAATGCACTGAAAGGTGGGTGGCAGCAACTCGAAGACCTGCCGGGACCGCCCCGGAGTTTCGCATTGGCTGCGTCCCAGAGTGATGGCAACCATAACTGTTTCTATCTTTTCAGTGGCCGGACGATAACCCAGGATGGTTCGATAACCTTATTACAGGATGGCTACGTGTATGACCCGGAGCTTGGGCGATGGTCCCGGCTGAACCAGAACGTTGCATTTACCGTGATGGCAGGAACCGCTTTCCCATTAGGCGCAGCCTCCATCGTATTTCCTTCCGGAGCGGATGGTGAGCTGATGTCAAGGGAACTTGCATTGCGTGACACACTGCAATTAGCCCAATCTGCAGGCGATTCTTCAGAAATGAAGCGCCTGGATAGGGCCCTGACCGGTCATATCACCGGACATCCGGGATTTAAAACCAAAATCAGGATTTTCAATACCATTACACAGGAAATGGAAATCAGAGGAGACCTGCCAACCACCGGACAGGTGACGACCACGGTCGTCAGCTGGGACGGCGGATTCATTTTGCCTTCCGGAGAGATCCGGCCGGGCGTACGCACACCAAAAGTCCTGAAGATCATTCCGGAGAACCATAAAAAGACCCTGGGTGTCTGGGACATCCTGGTTATCATCATCTATTTTGCTTTGCTGGGTTTTATGGGTTATTTCTTCTCCAACCGGCAGAAAGATGTCAATGACTACTTCAAAGGAGGGAATCGGGTGCCGTGGTGGGCGGCAGGACTTAGTATTTTCGGTACGGCCCTGAGTGCCATTACCTTCATGGCTATTCCCGCCAAAACGTATGCCACCGACTGGTCTTATTTTATGATGAATATGACCATATTTTTGGTTGCCCCGATTATCATTATCCTGTTTATCCCATTTTACCGGAACCTGAACATTACCACCGCCTATGAATATCTGGAGAAGCGATTTAATCTTACTGTCAGGTTACTGGGCAGCTCATCATTCATCCTGTATCAGGTTGGAAGGATGGGTGTCGTACTTTTCTTACCCTCCCTGGCACTAAATGTGGTAACCAACATCGACATCATTACCTGCATCGTTCTGATGGGAGTGATCAGTTTGATCTACACGATGATGGGGGGCATTGAAGCGGTCATCTGGACGGATGTGGTTCAGGTCGTGGTATTGATGGGTGGAGCTATACTGTGTCTTGGCCTGATCTTATCCCAGTTGGATGGAGGCATTGGTGAAGCCATTCAGGTGGCTGTGTCAAATCACAAGTTTAATGTGATCAACCTGGATTTCTCGCTGAAGCAGCCTACGGTTTGGGTCATGTTAATCGGTGGGGTTTTTGCCAATCTGACCACCTACGGTACGGATCAGACCCTGGTACAGCGATACCTCACCACCAGCTCCAGACAAATGGCCAATCGAAGTGTCTGGACCAATGCCATACTAACCATCCCGGCTACCGTGATCTTTTTCTTCCTGGGCACAGCGATGTATGTCTTTTTCAAACGATTTCCGGAAGAGCTCAATCCGTCGCTGGCAAATAATGATGCCCTCCTTCCCTGGTACATTTCTTCCCAGCTTCCGACCGGAATTTATGGCTTGCTGATCGCGGGTATCTTTGCAGCGGCCATGAGCAGTTTGTCCAGTAGCATTAATTCTGCGGCAGCTGCCTATGTGACGGATTTTCATTTGCGTTTTAACTGGACACCTATGGCCAGTCACCTTTATGTGGCGAGGATCACCTCAGTCGTTTTTGGCGCTGCCGGAATATTTTTTGCAATATTGATGTCGAGCTGGGATATCAAGTCCCTGTGGGATGAGTTTCAGAAAGTGCTGGGCCTGATCATCGGCGGGGTAGGTGGTGTATTTTTATTGGGTATCCTGACGCGCAGGGCGACATCCGTCGGCGCCATGATCGGGATCATCGGCAGTATTGGAATCCAGACCCTGGTCGCGTATTATCAACCGGTACATCTGTTATTGTATTCCATGACGGGAGTGGTATCCTGTTTCATCATCGGGTGGTTTTTCAGTTTATTCCTGGGTGAACCGCTCACAGCGACTGATCTGACGTATAAAGATTTACGGGCGAATAATAAACAGATCAGACCGTGATACGCATCCTGCTTCCAACCTATTTATTCCTCGTGATGGTATGCTGTCGGTCTGCACCGGATCAAGTAAAAGGACCGCTCAATGTACTGATGATTGTGGTGGATGATCTGAATGACTGGATTACCTTGTTTGATCCGGCGAATCCCATCAGGACACCAAACCTGGCCAGACTTGCGAGCCGGGGTGTATTCTTCTCCCGGGCGTATTCCGCTTCACCTGCCTGCAATCCCTCCCGGGCTTCCGTTTTATCCGGCCTGAGACCCAGCCGGACAGGAGTATATGGTAATGCCTCGGATTGGCGCAGTGCGACTGTCGGTAAACCTACACTTCAAAGGTATTTTAAAGACCACGGATACTATGTCGCCGGTGCCGGTAAGATCTTTCATCACCACAAAGACTGGGCCTTTCACGACAACGGCTCCTTCAATGAATATTTGATGATGAGCATAAACGAACCATATCCTCCGCACAAGTTGAATGGTTTGGAAGACTATGGTACCAGGAATACCGACTGGGGGATGTGGCCGGAGCATATCGAGGAGACTGCGGACTACCGCACCATGAAATATGCTGTGGATTTCCTGGAAAAAGAACACCGTGATCCATTTTTCCTGAATGTCGGGATCTACAAACCGCATTCACCATTTTTTGCTCCAGCGGACTACTTTGAACAGTATCCGATGGAAACATTGACGATGCCAGACACTTCCCCGGACGATATGAGGGACTTGCCGCAAGGAGCCAGGACTTTGCTGGAGCCTTCCGATTGGTTCTGGACCGGTATGATGGAGTCCCTGAAAATCAAACCGGAATCCTGGAGGACCTACGTACAGGCATATCAGGCCTGTGCCAGTTTTGCAGACGATATGATCGGACGGGTCATTGATGCTCTGGATCAAAGTTCGTATCGAGACAACACCATCATTGTCCTATGGTCCGATCACGGATTCCACCTGGGTGAAAAGGAACACTTTGAAAAATTTGCCCTTTGGGAAAAAACCAACCATGTACCCTTCATCATTATTGCTCCAGGCGTCACTTCTCCTGGTTCGGTCGAAAATATACCGGTCGATCTTAGTGTAATCTATCCGACCCTGAGTGAACTGTGCGGGTTGCCGGTACCGGATGTAGACGGTACCAGCCTGGTTCCTTTATTGCAAAATAGGCCCATGCAGCTGGGACCGGCTTTGTCTACGTACGGGAAAGGAAATCATGCATTACGTACGGATCGGTGGCGTTACATAAGATATGCCGATGGAAGTGAAGAATTGTACGATCATTCTTCCGATCCTGACGAGTACACCAATCTGGCTCTTCAAGCCGTGTATCGGACATTAATGGACAGTCTTGCGCAGTTTTTACCGGTTAATGAAGCCGACCAGGTACCCGATCTTTAATGCGTAGTGGGTTTCTTCGGGAATAAAAAAGGCCGGAACCTAATGGTTCCAGCCTCCTCTGAAATTATTTGAAGCGTTTGGATTAACTACACGAATCGGTACAGCTGCGGATGTCATTATCCACCTTCCAGTTGTTTCCGGTGGCTTCACAGCCGCATTCAGGCGCCTTTTCGGCCATTGCATCTTCTTCACTCATTGAGATTTTGAAGGCAACCGCCTCATCACCGTTTTTGGCGGTGACGGCATAAA encodes the following:
- a CDS encoding sulfatase translates to MIPNWYLFLALFFIMKSSYAPQEVKVHPNILFIVSEDNGPEMSCYGAPVNTPNLDQLADKGTLFELAFVPQAGCSQSRASFLTGLYPHQHGQIGLATWEYQMYFADIPNVVTSLKEAGYATGIIGKLHVNPESAFPFDWAPQSKELTGSNFGRKHLDQYAVQAEQFMMASDKPFYLQVNYPDAHAPFTPQVDGVPAVPLVGDEVQALPYMEVTDSLLKQKTADYYNCMMRLDKYVGDLLESLRRTGKAENTLIVYIGDHGADLLRGKRTSLEGGLRIPMLIYDPSHPARLRTKAMVSTIDLYPTFLETAGLSIPGYLPGRSLIPYIRGKKARDRKYLFAEYHTHSNHNPYPQRSVRDERYKLIHNLVTGIENPGYAFTLDHTVEITEEELKRIASPVVYEAYQRMKYPPEYELYDLEKDPNELVNLANDAAYQKILKRLQTVLLDWQKKTQDPMIDPEVARKVFEAIMETGVDQKPRRIVPYLELMTPKKPVWK
- a CDS encoding sulfatase-like hydrolase/transferase, with the protein product MNKLFLVLIASVLLVPLVHAQDTGKKEKKQSSWNAPFIKVDGDAPNILWICTDQQRWNTIGALGNPFVKTPNIDRLVHEGVSFDYSFCQAPFCTASRASFLTGMYPSRVHATKNGAAEWPEAAPLVTETLKDAGYECGLAGKLHLSTAMAHRPEKRPLDDGYQVFYYSHSPYQGGSTNDYLTYYRDRGVDVLALKQELGYVPTQYHQTTWCTDRAIDFIKEKREWPWLFSLNIYDPHGPFDPPQEYLDRYKVDDIAGPLFQPSDLEEKSVFNNVMFQSKPKQYPDHENKMRLAQYWAQIDLIDENIGRILKVLEETGQLENTLIVFTSDHGDMAGDHGLVAKGCRFYEGLVRVPLIFWYPVKFKQNLRSEALVELMDIVPTLLELTGLPVDKQIQGTSLLPILEGQANADEHKSFVRSEFYDDGQAQAGQIGFATMYRTKDFKLITYHGHPMGELFDLRKDPDEFHNLWNDPNYQDIKFKLLKDSFDATVLSMDTGPEKIGRY
- a CDS encoding exo-alpha-sialidase, with the protein product MIRTYFIKAFFELVIIVLVTGCGHPLPVDTTYSSHRDHTPILKYKDHNPILQVRVVHSGNEPVELSEITITMGGNATSDDIAGIQAWYMGQSDRWALTDDPVGFGTVLSFKPTLTFTGQQKLLADTSYFLITCDLTGNADLLHGLSVQCPGIKVNQHQISSNTSDSTLFIQRFGVSVRKHLDDHVDTYRIPGLVTTKAGSLLAIYDVRREKSRDLQGDIDIGVSRSTDRGNTWEPMRIALDRGTWGGLPEKFNGISDASILVDDKTGTIYIAGLWMYGVLDANGHWIKGLTEDSAAWAHQWRGRASQPGFDVKETAQFLLTHSDDDGQTWSEPVNLTRMCKKQEWWLWAPAPGHGITLADGTLVFPTQGRDNHGEPFSNITYSQDHGRTWKTSNPAYSNTTENMAVQLSDGSIMLNMRFNPNRGNLGDDNGRVISITKDLGNTWTEHPTSRHALIEPTCMASIHKHPYRLEGKTGEILFFSNPNSKQSRTHMTLKASLDDGNTWPEKYWLLLDSNKGRGYSCITSIDENTIGILYEGSQADMTFEQIPVNELIHGDNTGQPN
- a CDS encoding sulfatase, with translation MRFTGCILLMLNLFACTEQKPEQRPPNILFIAIDDLRPVLGCYGNKTMISPVMDSLARAGVLFENAYCQEAVCNPSRASLMTGRRPDNIGVWTLKTHFREKNPDVVTLPQFFKDHGYSSREVGKIYHDGAYFKDPASWSGESYYNVTKNDAGHKYNLEENLIPPRSKAAATEEAAVADSAYIDGKVADAAIRLLHELKDTSFFLAVGFRRPHLPFSAPKKYWDYYQRSDFAEELTHLNAPDGTPELAMTNSNELRGYEDIVPEGPIDGEKQLELLHGYYASTGYVDAQIGKLMETLRQLDIASNTIVVLWSDHGYHLGDFGLWCKSTNFEAATRVALLFSGGPVAQNRKENDIVELLDVYPTLVDLAGFPVPDYVQGNSIKPLLFGQEMNKDPVALSQFVRPYAAINQQDPQIMGYSIRTPEYRFTEWRKFPGMEVIDRELYDLHENRVEAVNLAQRKEFKQLMDSLAVKIDQIRN
- a CDS encoding sulfatase, coding for MQILFYFFLLIGRLVIPDSVPDRPNVLFIAVDDLRPDLGCYDNHRVISPNIDALAKEGIRYERAYCQQATCAPSRTSLLTGLHPDEAGVTDHVTHFRTLHPDIVTLPQLFTQAGYSTCGIGKIFHFAEGYQDAESWSEPAQFETTSKVNTYVQPGNQTKGKGVSFEITDAPDTAFTDGKIATEVINKLHHYQKEGQSFFLAAGFLKPHLPYSMPQKYWDSYAEGDFSLPEKDQLRPEGAPDIAFHHWQELRGYKDVPNQGPVRSSLMDSLRRAYYACITFVDEQIGKILDELKATGLDKNTIVVLWGDHGYHLGEQNLWHKHTNFELDTHVPLIFKVPGMAAKSISDVVELLDIYPTLAELAGLKLANPVSGISLVDQMKKSRKQNTHFAFSQYFRPYGAISGKVRPTHMGYTVRSGEFRYTGWFGTDADIPQFEELYDLRQEAFERKNVTGENQYKAILEDLRRRVVNYKNKRYAQAYAIGG